Below is a genomic region from Phycisphaerae bacterium.
CGCCTCAAGACCCGTTGTACTCAGTCCGATTGCCCACACCGCCAGCAGCCGCGCCATCGTCCGCTTCATCGCAGATTTCTCCACATCGTAGTCGTGACTTGGCCATTCTACGCCTTGATGTTCCGCTGCGAAAGCGCTTTGCAGTTGACAACCCAGCCGCCGAACCGTTCTAAATGGTATGCCCGAACCACGGGCAGGACACAGGAGCTTTCCGCGAGGTGGACATACTGGCCGAACAATGGAACTCGCTGGCCGCGGTGGCGATACTGCTGCTGCTCAGCGGTTTTTTCAGCGGGTCCGAGACCGCCCTGTTCAGCCTCACCGGCTACGAACGCCTCCAGTTGCGCGAACAGCGAACCGGCCTGGGACGCCGGGTCGAGAGCCTGCTTCGCGATCCGCAGCAGCTCCTGTTGACTATCCTCTTCGCCAACCTCCTGGTCAACGTCCTGATCTACGCGGTCTCCAGCGTGACGGTCTACCGGCTGGCGCATGGCGGCTATTCGCTGGCCGCCAGCGTGCTGGGCGTCGGCACGCTGCTGGCGGTGGCGCTGCTGGGTGAGATTCTGCCCAAGGCGATGGCGTTCTATCTGCGGGTGCCGATAGCCAAGACGGCCGCGGTGCCGCTGTGGATGATCGGGCGGCTGGTCTTCCCGCTGATGTGGCTGGTCCGTCGGGGTATCATCGATCCGGGCGTCCGGGTGCTGACCGGACCCGCCGGCCAGCAGCAGATCCGCAAGGAGGAGGTCTCCGACCTGCTCGACGCCTTCGCCCACGAGGAACTGGTCGAAGCCGACCAGGCCGACCTGCTGCACAACGTGCTGGAGTTCCGCGACCTGGCGGTCCGGCAGATCATGCGGCCGCGGGTGAATCTGGTCTGCCTCAGCGCCGATGAACTGGAGGGCCTGCGGAGCCAGGTGTGGGAAAAACGCCTCGACGTCGTCCTGGTCTACGAAGGCGGCATTGACGAGGTAAAGGGCGCGGTGCGAGGCCGGCGGGTCCTGCGCGAGCGGCCGGAACGGATCGCCGACCTGCTCGAGCCGGTGCACTTCGTGCCCGAGCAGCAGCGGGTCGATCAACTGGTGCATTTCTTCCGCGAGCACAACACCAACCTGGCCGTCGTGGTCGATGAGTACGGCGGGCTTTCCGGCCTGGTGACGATGGGCGATCTGGTCGAGGAACTGCTCGGCGAGCCGGTCGCGTTCGGCGGCGGTCCGGCGCCGAAGCTCGCGCAGGTCGCGCCCGGCCGCTATCAGGCCGACGGCGCCTACGCCCTCGACGACCTGTGCGAGGAACTGAACGTCCCTGAACCCGACATCAGCGTCGAGACGGTGGGCGGGTTGTTGATGAGCCTCGTGGGCCACCTGCCCGCTCGCGGCGAGCAGGCCGAGTATCACGGCCTGGTCCTGGAGGCCGATCGGCTGGCCGGTCGGAAGGTCAGGAAGGTCGCCATTACGGACACGCGGACTCGCGGGGACGGAAGCTGATATGCTCTCGGCTGGCGAATTCGATTTCTGGCGGGCGATGGTGCCGGGCTACTCGTGGCCGGGCACGGTGGCGGCCTGCGTGGTGCTGGTGTTCCTATCGAGTTGGTACAGCGGC
It encodes:
- a CDS encoding HlyC/CorC family transporter; amino-acid sequence: MDILAEQWNSLAAVAILLLLSGFFSGSETALFSLTGYERLQLREQRTGLGRRVESLLRDPQQLLLTILFANLLVNVLIYAVSSVTVYRLAHGGYSLAASVLGVGTLLAVALLGEILPKAMAFYLRVPIAKTAAVPLWMIGRLVFPLMWLVRRGIIDPGVRVLTGPAGQQQIRKEEVSDLLDAFAHEELVEADQADLLHNVLEFRDLAVRQIMRPRVNLVCLSADELEGLRSQVWEKRLDVVLVYEGGIDEVKGAVRGRRVLRERPERIADLLEPVHFVPEQQRVDQLVHFFREHNTNLAVVVDEYGGLSGLVTMGDLVEELLGEPVAFGGGPAPKLAQVAPGRYQADGAYALDDLCEELNVPEPDISVETVGGLLMSLVGHLPARGEQAEYHGLVLEADRLAGRKVRKVAITDTRTRGDGS